A single genomic interval of Candidatus Sulfotelmatobacter sp. harbors:
- a CDS encoding NUDIX hydrolase, whose protein sequence is MKTWRILSSAYPIETPFLRLRADRIELPSGTVVEEYFVRESRGFCVVLALTPDDDVLLVRQYKHGIGEFVLELPAGMLEPDEAPAACAARELAEETGYTGAEPEFVRTFLADPTNSTGRFHLFVVRDARATVAPDPDLTEEIEVVLAPAGELRAMALDGRINAGSQVAAALVALEYLGR, encoded by the coding sequence ATGAAAACTTGGCGTATCCTCTCGTCGGCCTATCCGATCGAGACGCCGTTCTTGCGACTGCGCGCGGACCGCATCGAGCTGCCCAGCGGAACGGTCGTCGAAGAGTACTTCGTGCGCGAATCGCGCGGGTTTTGCGTCGTCCTCGCCCTGACGCCGGATGACGACGTTCTCCTCGTGCGCCAGTACAAGCACGGCATCGGCGAGTTCGTACTCGAACTGCCGGCCGGCATGCTCGAGCCGGACGAAGCGCCGGCGGCGTGCGCGGCGCGCGAGCTGGCCGAAGAGACCGGCTACACCGGCGCGGAGCCGGAGTTCGTGCGCACGTTCCTCGCCGATCCGACCAACTCGACCGGCCGCTTTCACCTCTTCGTCGTGCGCGACGCGCGCGCGACGGTGGCGCCCGATCCGGACCTGACCGAAGAGATCGAGGTCGTGCTGGCACCGGCCGGCGAGCTGCGCGCGATGGCGCTCGACGGCCGCATCAACGCCGGCTCGCAGGTCGCGGCGGCGCTGGTCGCGTTGGAGTACCTGGGCCGTTAG
- a CDS encoding MarC family protein: MSSVHAFLSGPFVHGFLFVVLALFPVVNPLGMAPIFLRYTSGTDDATRAKLARRVAYNSFALALVSLVAGSLVLRFFGLSLPAVQIAGGIVVAATGWRLLNQGQDDPENRAPAASVAAVMSGAFYPLTLPLTVGPGSIAVMLTIGSSVSDVLRSRAALLEELGGILGVAATAIVIYLCYRYAETILRRLGDSGVNVLLRLSAFILLCIGVQIAVDGARTLFVVPRF; the protein is encoded by the coding sequence ATGAGCTCGGTGCACGCGTTTCTGTCCGGGCCGTTCGTACACGGCTTTCTGTTCGTGGTCCTGGCGCTGTTCCCGGTGGTCAACCCGCTCGGGATGGCGCCGATCTTCTTGCGCTACACGAGCGGCACCGACGATGCGACGCGCGCGAAGTTGGCGCGCCGGGTGGCGTACAACAGCTTCGCGCTCGCGCTGGTCTCGCTGGTCGCGGGCTCGCTGGTGCTGCGCTTCTTCGGGCTCAGTCTGCCGGCGGTGCAGATCGCCGGCGGCATCGTCGTCGCCGCCACCGGTTGGCGCTTGTTGAACCAAGGGCAGGACGATCCGGAGAACCGCGCGCCGGCGGCGTCGGTCGCGGCGGTGATGAGCGGCGCGTTCTATCCGCTCACGCTGCCGCTGACGGTCGGGCCCGGATCGATCGCGGTGATGCTGACGATCGGGAGCAGCGTCAGCGACGTGCTGCGCAGCCGGGCCGCGCTGCTCGAGGAGCTGGGCGGCATCCTCGGCGTCGCCGCGACGGCCATCGTCATCTACCTCTGCTACCGCTACGCCGAGACGATCTTGCGCCGGTTGGGCGACAGCGGCGTCAACGTCCTGCTGCGCCTTTCGGCCTTCATCTTGCTGTGCATCGGCGTGCAGATCGCGGTCGACGGCGCGCGCACGCTGTTCGTCGTGCCCCGTTTCTGA
- a CDS encoding ATP-dependent DNA ligase translates to MIAFARTCAAIAATAGKLEKIALVAEYLRGLADADLAPAARFFTGNPFPQRDARSLAVGGATIVEAATATWGVDPAALSAAYRASGDLGAALGPFVQPAVDLGLFRDEELTPARLGALLDEIAAARGKQAQKRRRILCERIFGACTDPLEATYVVKILTGELRIGLREGLVLDAIALAFARDPREVRRAASAAGDVGVVALAAKGDALEEVTLAYHTPVAFMLATPLAYGSAYEALAGAGWRVEDKYDGVRAQAHVTPERVSLFSRTLNDVADAYPEVVAALRALPERCVLDGELVAVREGRVLPFRALQPRLQRKTVEPELLREVPVRFVAFDLLAHADDFVLESPLAERRVRLETLLHGAPDALALAPAGALTSSDAAVVHEHFAQARARGNEGLVFKREDAPYTPGRRGTSWLKLKRELATLDCVVVAVEWGHGKRAHVLSDYTFAVRNGDALMVIGKAYSGLTDVEIAEQTAWFETHRLPPDDARRAYARLGLRRREIVVEPELVVEIAFDVVQQSRLHAGGYALRFPRIVRLRPDKTPADADTLARVAEIYAEMLAREAGEERAGS, encoded by the coding sequence GTGATCGCGTTCGCGCGCACCTGCGCCGCCATCGCCGCGACCGCGGGCAAGCTCGAGAAGATCGCGCTGGTCGCCGAGTACCTGCGCGGGCTCGCCGACGCCGACCTCGCGCCGGCCGCGCGCTTCTTCACCGGCAACCCGTTTCCGCAGCGCGACGCGCGCAGCTTGGCCGTCGGCGGCGCGACCATCGTCGAGGCGGCGACCGCGACCTGGGGCGTCGATCCGGCCGCGCTCTCGGCCGCCTACCGGGCCAGCGGCGACCTCGGCGCCGCCCTGGGCCCGTTCGTGCAGCCGGCCGTGGACCTGGGCCTCTTTCGCGACGAGGAGCTGACGCCGGCCCGGCTGGGCGCGCTGCTCGACGAGATCGCGGCCGCCCGCGGGAAGCAGGCGCAAAAGCGGCGGCGCATCCTGTGCGAGCGCATCTTCGGCGCCTGCACCGATCCGCTCGAAGCAACGTACGTGGTGAAGATCCTCACCGGCGAGTTGCGCATCGGGCTGCGCGAAGGGCTCGTCCTCGACGCGATCGCGCTGGCGTTCGCGCGCGATCCGCGCGAGGTCCGGCGTGCGGCCAGCGCGGCGGGCGACGTCGGCGTCGTCGCGCTGGCCGCCAAAGGCGACGCGCTCGAAGAGGTGACGCTGGCGTACCACACGCCGGTCGCGTTCATGCTGGCGACGCCTTTGGCGTACGGCTCCGCCTACGAAGCGCTGGCCGGCGCGGGCTGGCGCGTCGAGGACAAGTACGACGGCGTGCGGGCGCAAGCGCACGTCACGCCCGAACGCGTCTCCCTCTTCTCCCGCACCCTCAACGACGTCGCCGACGCCTATCCCGAGGTCGTCGCGGCGCTGCGCGCGCTGCCCGAGCGCTGCGTGCTCGACGGCGAGCTGGTCGCGGTGCGCGAAGGTCGCGTGCTGCCGTTCCGCGCCCTCCAGCCGCGCCTGCAGCGCAAGACCGTCGAGCCGGAGCTGCTGCGCGAGGTGCCGGTGCGCTTCGTCGCCTTCGACTTGCTCGCGCACGCGGACGACTTCGTGCTCGAGTCGCCGCTGGCCGAGCGGCGGGTGCGGCTCGAGACGCTGCTTCACGGCGCGCCCGACGCGTTGGCGCTCGCCCCGGCCGGCGCGTTGACGTCCTCCGACGCGGCGGTCGTGCACGAGCACTTCGCCCAGGCGCGGGCGCGCGGCAACGAAGGGCTGGTGTTCAAGCGAGAAGACGCGCCGTACACCCCCGGCCGGCGCGGAACCTCGTGGCTCAAGCTCAAGCGCGAGCTGGCGACGCTCGACTGCGTCGTCGTGGCCGTCGAGTGGGGCCACGGCAAGCGCGCGCACGTGCTCTCCGACTACACCTTCGCCGTGCGCAACGGCGACGCGCTGATGGTCATCGGCAAAGCGTACAGCGGGCTGACCGACGTCGAGATCGCCGAGCAGACGGCCTGGTTCGAGACCCATCGTCTTCCGCCCGACGACGCGCGCCGGGCCTACGCGCGGCTGGGATTGCGGCGGCGCGAGATCGTGGTCGAGCCGGAGCTCGTCGTCGAGATCGCGTTCGACGTCGTGCAACAGAGCCGGCTGCACGCCGGCGGCTATGCGCTGCGCTTCCCGCGCATCGTCCGCTTACGCCCCGACAAGACCCCGGCCGACGCCGACACCCTGGCCCGCGTCGCCGAGATCTACGCCGAGATGCTGGCCCGCGAAGCCGGCGAAGAGCGAGCGGGCTCATGA
- a CDS encoding LysE family translocator, with translation MIDGKVWLTFALLETALCLIPGPAVLLTVGTALRRGAAAALAAALGIVAGNTIYFVLSALGLSAVLASSAALFETVKIAGALYLAYLGVRALSTRVADAPADVPSAASGFAGGLVTQLANPKAIVFFVALLPQFVDVHRAAAPQIALLGLTSQTIELVVLALYAAAGGAARRAVGSPALLTWTERAGGAFLIAVAARLVAQRA, from the coding sequence ATGATCGACGGCAAGGTCTGGCTGACGTTCGCGCTCCTGGAGACGGCCCTCTGTCTCATTCCGGGGCCGGCCGTGCTGCTGACCGTCGGGACGGCGCTGCGACGCGGGGCGGCCGCGGCGCTCGCGGCCGCGCTCGGGATCGTCGCCGGCAACACGATCTACTTCGTCCTCTCGGCGCTGGGGCTGAGCGCGGTGCTGGCTTCGTCGGCGGCGCTGTTCGAGACGGTCAAGATCGCCGGCGCGCTCTACCTCGCCTATCTGGGCGTGCGCGCGCTGTCGACGCGCGTCGCCGACGCGCCGGCGGACGTGCCGAGCGCGGCCAGCGGGTTCGCCGGCGGCCTGGTGACGCAGCTGGCGAACCCCAAGGCGATCGTCTTCTTCGTGGCGCTCTTGCCGCAGTTCGTCGACGTGCATCGCGCGGCGGCGCCGCAGATCGCGCTGCTCGGGCTGACCTCGCAGACGATCGAGCTGGTCGTGCTCGCGCTCTACGCCGCGGCGGGCGGCGCGGCGCGCCGCGCGGTCGGCTCGCCGGCCCTGCTGACATGGACCGAACGCGCCGGCGGCGCCTTCCTGATCGCGGTCGCCGCGCGGCTCGTCGCCCAGCGGGCCTAA
- a CDS encoding Uma2 family endonuclease, which translates to MRAELDEIVLPERKPALEWIGGRAVQKVSPKYTHAALQGRLTALLSAWADGRGRVGPEWRFRLAPPGEARRPLVPDVAYLSFARLAADAYDAAEEPTIAPDAAFEILSPGNRRRLMAEKTRVYLAAGAGLVAILDPFARTLTVHDGMGARTLRGPERLEHAALPGFAPSVDELLGASTLRPPRD; encoded by the coding sequence ATGCGCGCCGAGCTCGACGAGATCGTCTTACCGGAGCGGAAGCCGGCCCTGGAGTGGATCGGCGGCCGCGCCGTGCAGAAGGTGAGCCCGAAATATACCCACGCGGCGCTGCAGGGACGGCTCACCGCGCTGCTCAGCGCCTGGGCGGACGGCCGCGGGCGCGTCGGCCCCGAGTGGCGCTTTCGCTTGGCGCCGCCCGGCGAGGCCCGGCGCCCGCTCGTTCCCGACGTCGCGTATCTCTCGTTCGCCCGTCTGGCCGCCGACGCATACGATGCGGCCGAAGAGCCGACCATCGCGCCCGATGCGGCGTTCGAGATCCTCTCGCCCGGTAACCGGCGCCGGCTGATGGCCGAGAAGACGCGCGTCTACCTCGCCGCCGGTGCCGGCCTGGTCGCGATTCTCGACCCGTTCGCGCGCACGCTGACGGTCCACGACGGCATGGGCGCGCGCACGTTGCGCGGCCCGGAGAGGCTCGAGCATGCCGCGTTGCCCGGCTTCGCACCGAGCGTCGACGAGCTGCTGGGCGCATCGACGTTGCGGCCGCCGCGCGATTAG
- a CDS encoding Lrp/AsnC ligand binding domain-containing protein, which produces MITAVVLMNVEPGRVRSLAEELLAIDGVTECYSVAGPYDLVAIVRVRQHDELSDLVTERIASHAGITATETLIAFRAFAKRDLGMLWDVGTE; this is translated from the coding sequence GTGATCACCGCGGTCGTCCTGATGAACGTCGAGCCGGGTCGCGTGCGCTCGCTCGCCGAGGAGCTGCTCGCGATCGACGGCGTGACCGAGTGCTACAGCGTCGCCGGTCCGTACGATCTGGTCGCGATCGTGCGCGTGCGCCAGCACGACGAGCTGAGCGATCTGGTCACCGAACGGATCGCCTCGCACGCCGGGATCACCGCGACCGAGACGCTGATCGCGTTCCGCGCCTTCGCCAAGCGCGACCTCGGCATGCTCTGGGACGTCGGCACCGAGTAG
- a CDS encoding alpha/beta hydrolase, with amino-acid sequence MFNGFVLERVDTGEAQIRVRRGGAGPPLLLLHGHPQTHVMWHRVAPELAREFTVVAMDLRGYGESSKPPTTDDHEPYSKRAMARDAVAVMRHYGFERFALAGHDRGGRVAYRLALDHPRRVTRLAVLDILPTYEHFARADMDFGLGYWHWFFLAQPAPFPENVIGADPDRFFLGRPNRPNVFADEALADYLRCYRNPATIHAACEDYRAAATYDYAIDAGDKSAGRRIAAPLLALWAARGQVGAWYDVLTVWREWADDVRGGPIDAGHFMAEEAPESTLAALRDFFAV; translated from the coding sequence ATGTTTAACGGCTTCGTCCTCGAGCGCGTCGACACGGGCGAGGCGCAGATTCGCGTGCGCCGCGGCGGCGCGGGGCCGCCGCTCTTGCTGCTGCACGGGCATCCGCAGACGCACGTGATGTGGCACCGCGTCGCGCCCGAGCTGGCGCGCGAGTTCACCGTCGTCGCGATGGACTTGCGCGGCTACGGCGAGAGCTCGAAGCCGCCGACGACCGACGACCACGAGCCGTACTCGAAACGCGCGATGGCGCGCGACGCCGTCGCCGTGATGCGCCACTACGGCTTCGAGCGCTTCGCGCTGGCCGGACACGACCGCGGCGGCCGCGTCGCCTACCGGCTCGCGCTCGATCATCCGCGGCGCGTGACGCGGCTGGCGGTGCTCGACATCCTGCCGACCTACGAGCACTTCGCGCGCGCCGACATGGATTTCGGCCTGGGCTACTGGCACTGGTTCTTCCTGGCGCAGCCGGCGCCGTTTCCCGAGAACGTGATCGGCGCCGATCCCGATCGGTTCTTCTTGGGCCGGCCCAATCGCCCGAACGTGTTCGCGGACGAGGCGCTCGCGGATTACCTGCGCTGCTACCGCAACCCCGCGACGATCCACGCCGCGTGCGAGGACTATCGCGCGGCCGCCACCTACGACTACGCGATCGACGCGGGCGACAAGAGCGCCGGCCGGCGCATCGCGGCTCCGCTGTTGGCGCTGTGGGCCGCGCGTGGGCAAGTCGGCGCGTGGTACGACGTCCTGACCGTGTGGCGCGAGTGGGCGGACGACGTGCGCGGCGGTCCGATCGACGCCGGGCACTTCATGGCCGAGGAGGCGCCGGAGTCGACGCTGGCCGCGTTGCGCGACTTCTTCGCGGTGTGA
- the cysK gene encoding cysteine synthase A translates to MRVYDNIADTFGNTPLVRIPRLNAGLGAEVLVKLESFNPAGSVKDRIGVAMIEAAEREGKLRPGVIIVEPTSGNTGIALAFVAAAKGYGCILTMPETMTIERRNLLKAYGAQLVLTPGTDGMRGAIAKANEIVASDPGKYFMPGQFDNPANPEIHYRTTGEEIWRDTDGRVDVLVAGVGTGGTITGAGHLLKERKPSVICVTVEPDTSCVLSGGAPGPHKLQGFAPGFAPAILDTHVYSEVIQVSYDQSVAVARRLAREEGILVGISSGANVFAALQLAARPEYAGKLIVTIGCDTGERYLSNPLFADQDANVYEPAFV, encoded by the coding sequence GTGCGCGTCTACGACAACATCGCCGACACCTTCGGCAACACGCCGCTCGTCCGCATCCCGCGACTGAACGCCGGACTCGGCGCCGAGGTGCTGGTCAAGCTTGAGTCGTTCAATCCCGCCGGCTCGGTCAAGGACCGCATCGGCGTCGCGATGATCGAAGCGGCCGAACGCGAGGGCAAGCTGCGACCGGGCGTGATCATCGTCGAGCCCACCAGCGGCAACACGGGGATCGCGCTGGCGTTCGTCGCGGCGGCCAAAGGGTACGGCTGCATCCTCACCATGCCGGAGACGATGACGATCGAGCGCCGCAATCTGCTCAAAGCGTACGGCGCGCAGCTGGTGCTCACGCCGGGCACCGACGGCATGCGCGGCGCGATCGCCAAAGCGAACGAGATCGTCGCCTCCGATCCGGGCAAGTACTTCATGCCCGGCCAGTTCGACAACCCGGCGAATCCGGAGATCCACTATCGGACGACCGGCGAGGAGATCTGGCGCGACACCGACGGCCGCGTCGACGTGCTGGTCGCGGGCGTCGGCACCGGCGGCACGATCACCGGCGCCGGCCATCTGCTCAAAGAGCGCAAGCCGTCCGTCATCTGCGTGACGGTCGAGCCCGACACATCGTGCGTGCTCTCCGGCGGCGCGCCCGGACCGCACAAGCTGCAAGGCTTCGCGCCGGGCTTCGCGCCCGCGATCCTCGACACGCACGTCTACTCCGAAGTGATCCAGGTCTCGTACGATCAGTCGGTCGCGGTCGCGCGGCGGCTGGCACGCGAAGAGGGCATCCTGGTCGGCATCTCGTCGGGCGCGAACGTGTTCGCCGCGCTGCAATTGGCGGCGCGTCCGGAGTACGCCGGCAAGTTGATCGTCACCATCGGGTGCGATACCGGCGAGCGCTACCTCTCGAATCCGCTGTTTGCCGATCAGGACGCCAACGTCTACGAGCCCGCGTTCGTCTGA